Proteins from a single region of Elusimicrobiota bacterium:
- the radC gene encoding DNA repair protein RadC: MTRIADLHPCERPRERLAARGAAALGDDELLALALRTGNAGRGVLDLARDLLAAHPDGALGRLGYERLAELEGLGTGRAAALAASFELARRWRTPEERALPRVDSPARVWERLEPLRAQRKEHFVGLYLDACNGLLYQETVSIGTLTASLVHPREVFVPAVERSAAGVIVAHNHPSGDLRPSHEDRETTRRLSSAGRILGIPLLDHVLVTAGGWLSFREQGLLGGSPA, encoded by the coding sequence ATGACCCGCATCGCGGACCTGCATCCCTGCGAGCGGCCCCGCGAGCGCCTGGCGGCGCGGGGCGCGGCGGCCCTCGGCGACGACGAGCTTCTGGCCCTGGCCCTGCGCACGGGCAACGCCGGCCGCGGCGTCCTGGACCTCGCTCGGGACCTGCTGGCCGCGCATCCGGACGGCGCGCTCGGACGACTGGGCTACGAGCGGCTCGCGGAGCTCGAGGGCCTCGGCACAGGGAGGGCGGCCGCGCTCGCCGCCTCCTTCGAGCTGGCCCGGCGCTGGCGGACCCCGGAGGAGCGCGCGCTCCCCCGCGTGGATTCCCCGGCGCGGGTGTGGGAGCGCCTGGAGCCGCTGCGCGCGCAGCGCAAGGAGCATTTCGTGGGACTCTATCTCGACGCCTGCAACGGCCTCCTCTACCAGGAGACCGTCTCCATCGGCACGCTCACGGCGAGTCTCGTGCATCCGCGCGAGGTCTTCGTGCCGGCCGTGGAGCGCTCGGCGGCCGGGGTCATCGTCGCGCACAACCACCCTTCCGGCGACCTGCGGCCCTCCCATGAGGACCGGGAGACGACGCGGCGCCTCTCTTCCGCCGGGCGCATCCTCGGCATCCCTCTCCTCGATCACGTCCTGGTCACCGCGGGCGGCTGGCTGAGCTTCCGGGAGCAGGGTCTCCTCGGGGGGAGCCCGGCATGA
- a CDS encoding sigma-E factor regulatory protein RseB domain-containing protein: MIRTRVLLSALLAAAPTAALAGPRAAAAAKPEAAAETLLRATLAPPRRAWDGELVVENRAGGVVERRTVKALFSPPDLRRREALYPDGRVRLLIVSDGRVEWVYDAARGLALKGEPADPDVKLLDPDEELELLLRSHELREGDGERVAGREARVLELFRRADGKLSLRLWVDAREGLVLKREAYGADGEPPLVSEFRAVVFSSAIAPAAFSFVPPRGVRARERRWRGDFLDLEEAEAQAGMPLMLPRRLPEGFVLESVNVLPYKGASILHARFTDGVGLLSLFQYPRTARLRLGWGKLGRPKSVRVGVSPGRMAATGDGKILDWKGARFRFVLIGPGSAEALRRVAESIEEVP, encoded by the coding sequence ATGATTAGGACCCGCGTCCTTCTTTCCGCGCTCCTCGCCGCCGCTCCGACGGCGGCGCTCGCCGGGCCGCGCGCCGCGGCCGCGGCGAAGCCCGAGGCCGCCGCCGAGACGCTTCTGCGCGCGACCCTCGCACCGCCGCGGCGGGCCTGGGACGGCGAGCTCGTCGTCGAGAACCGCGCCGGAGGCGTCGTGGAGCGTCGGACGGTGAAGGCCCTCTTCTCCCCTCCGGACCTGCGGCGGCGCGAGGCGCTCTACCCGGACGGCCGCGTGCGCCTGCTCATCGTCTCCGACGGCCGGGTGGAGTGGGTCTACGACGCCGCGCGCGGGCTCGCGCTCAAGGGCGAGCCCGCCGACCCTGACGTCAAGCTCCTCGACCCCGACGAGGAGCTCGAGCTCCTGCTGCGCAGCCACGAGCTCCGGGAAGGGGACGGAGAGCGCGTCGCCGGACGCGAAGCGCGCGTCCTCGAGCTCTTCCGCCGCGCCGACGGGAAGCTCTCCCTGCGCCTGTGGGTGGACGCGCGCGAGGGTCTCGTGCTCAAGCGCGAGGCCTACGGCGCGGACGGCGAGCCGCCGCTCGTCTCCGAGTTCCGCGCGGTCGTCTTCTCCAGCGCCATCGCCCCGGCGGCCTTCTCCTTCGTCCCCCCCCGGGGGGTGCGCGCGCGCGAACGCCGCTGGCGCGGCGATTTCCTCGACCTCGAGGAGGCTGAGGCTCAGGCCGGGATGCCGCTCATGCTTCCGCGGCGTCTGCCGGAAGGTTTCGTCCTGGAGAGCGTGAACGTCCTCCCCTACAAGGGAGCTTCGATCCTCCATGCCCGCTTCACCGACGGGGTCGGCCTGCTCTCTCTCTTCCAATACCCGCGCACGGCGCGCCTGCGCCTCGGCTGGGGGAAGCTCGGCCGTCCGAAGAGCGTGCGCGTAGGGGTCTCCCCCGGGCGCATGGCGGCGACCGGGGACGGGAAGATCCTCGACTGGAAGGGGGCGCGCTTCCGCTTCGTGCTCATCGGCCCGGGCTCGGCCGAGGCCCTGCGCCGGGTCGCCGAGTCGATCGAGGAGGTCCCATGA
- a CDS encoding zf-HC2 domain-containing protein: MNCIEREVLSAYADGECVSSERETVEKHLPACADCRARLAELRALKGAVASAFPSPSLSPALARALLEPGARRRGWGEALRALRESLLRPAAGFAFAAAALALGVWFTRVDEPLGAPELPVELLLCAHEDYARTLPLAAREAAPLSADDDEAADD, encoded by the coding sequence ATGAACTGCATCGAGCGTGAAGTCCTCTCGGCGTACGCGGACGGGGAGTGCGTCTCCTCCGAGCGCGAGACCGTCGAGAAGCACCTCCCCGCCTGCGCGGACTGCCGCGCCCGGCTCGCCGAGCTGCGCGCGCTGAAGGGCGCCGTGGCCTCCGCGTTCCCCTCGCCCTCCCTCTCTCCCGCGCTCGCCCGCGCGCTCCTCGAGCCGGGAGCGCGCCGCCGCGGCTGGGGCGAGGCCCTCCGCGCGCTGCGCGAGAGCCTCCTGCGGCCCGCGGCCGGCTTCGCCTTCGCGGCGGCGGCGCTCGCGCTCGGCGTATGGTTCACCCGCGTCGACGAGCCTCTCGGGGCGCCCGAGCTCCCCGTGGAGCTGCTGCTCTGCGCGCATGAGGATTACGCCCGCACCCTCCCCCTCGCCGCGCGCGAGGCCGCTCCGCTCTCCGCGGACGACGACGAGGCGGCCGATGATTAG